One part of the Sorangiineae bacterium MSr11954 genome encodes these proteins:
- a CDS encoding radical SAM protein, which translates to MLALQGATPVALAEAFAISLAEARKIVSAVHRQKDLREPLAEVRRVSLDRVRAGGHVPELTLVREEASQLDPFRKLLFRAAQTGRAGSAVDDGPGELFETVRIPLERAGRFSVCVSSQIGCALACAFCATGRLGLRRNLEIWEIVEQVRWVRRGLRAGERVHGVVFQGMGEPLANLDRVIEAIRVLCDPSAQAIDARAITVCTSGLPSGIRRLARELPKVRLGLSLGSAITEVRRNLMPIDDTFSLDAVLDAAVEHAQTTGLSPMWAMTLLQGINDGEAHAHALADRALDFAKRAGVRPRLSILAYNQIDTEADPFVRTSLDREEQFRETMRQRGVFTHKRYSGGSDVAAACGQLAARM; encoded by the coding sequence ATGTTGGCCCTCCAAGGAGCAACCCCTGTCGCGCTCGCCGAGGCGTTTGCGATTTCGCTTGCGGAGGCCCGCAAAATCGTCAGCGCGGTGCATCGTCAAAAGGACCTCCGGGAGCCTCTCGCCGAGGTCCGCCGGGTCAGCCTCGACCGGGTCCGCGCCGGGGGCCATGTGCCAGAGCTCACCCTGGTTCGCGAAGAAGCGAGCCAGCTCGATCCCTTTCGCAAGCTCCTCTTTCGCGCCGCGCAGACCGGGCGCGCGGGGAGCGCGGTCGACGACGGGCCCGGGGAGCTGTTCGAGACCGTGCGCATTCCCCTGGAGCGCGCGGGGCGTTTCTCCGTGTGCGTCAGCTCGCAGATTGGTTGTGCGCTGGCGTGTGCCTTCTGCGCGACGGGGCGCCTTGGATTGCGGCGCAACCTGGAGATCTGGGAGATCGTCGAGCAGGTGCGCTGGGTGCGGCGCGGGCTTCGCGCGGGCGAGCGCGTGCACGGCGTGGTTTTTCAAGGGATGGGCGAGCCGCTCGCCAACCTCGACCGCGTCATCGAAGCGATTCGCGTGCTCTGCGATCCCAGCGCGCAAGCCATCGACGCGCGTGCCATCACCGTGTGCACCTCGGGGCTCCCCTCCGGGATCCGCCGTCTTGCGCGCGAGCTGCCGAAGGTGCGGCTCGGGCTCTCCTTGGGCAGCGCGATCACCGAGGTGCGCCGCAATTTGATGCCCATCGACGATACCTTTTCACTCGACGCGGTGCTCGATGCCGCCGTCGAGCACGCCCAGACCACCGGGCTCTCGCCCATGTGGGCGATGACCTTGCTCCAAGGCATCAACGATGGCGAAGCGCACGCGCACGCCCTCGCCGATCGCGCGCTCGACTTTGCCAAGCGCGCGGGGGTGCGACCGAGGCTCTCGATCCTCGCGTACAATCAAATCGACACCGAGGCCGATCCCTTTGTGCGCACGTCGCTCGACCGCGAGGAACAATTTCGCGAGACCATGCGACAACGTGGCGTTTTCACGCACAAGCGCTACAGCGGTGGATCCGATGTGGCGGCCGCGTGTGGACAGCTCGCGGCGCGAATGTAG
- a CDS encoding FAD-binding oxidoreductase — MRVAVIGAGVIGCATALELAKRGAEVVLLERAVPGSEASSAAAGMLGAGAEIDEDDPEQIERLVRARDAYGPWIEELRGETGIDVGYRVSGILIVMTGDPVERERLTRIVALQRARGQRAELIDGVQARSIEPELSADVGACAYFPDDSQVDPPALLRALVASLAKKRNVSLRSGAVVERMLLEGGRCTGVALAAPPAAGQSNVVQADATVLAAGSWSSLLPGIEKELAPVRPARGQVVQLEERPPRLATPIVRGPAYAIPRGDGRVYCGSTVEFVGYRREITAGAVRDILDGTIRTIPSLAEASLSSTWMGFRPHAERPLVGRSSIPGLFWATGHYRSGIVLAKITADDIAQSIFASS; from the coding sequence ATGCGTGTGGCGGTGATTGGTGCGGGGGTCATTGGGTGCGCGACCGCGCTCGAGTTGGCGAAGCGCGGGGCCGAGGTCGTGCTTCTCGAGCGAGCCGTCCCCGGCTCCGAGGCTTCGAGCGCGGCGGCGGGCATGCTGGGCGCAGGCGCCGAGATCGACGAGGACGATCCGGAGCAGATCGAGCGGCTCGTGCGCGCGCGCGATGCGTACGGGCCCTGGATCGAGGAGCTCCGCGGCGAGACCGGCATCGACGTGGGCTACCGCGTGTCGGGCATCCTCATCGTGATGACGGGCGACCCGGTCGAGCGCGAGAGGCTCACCCGCATCGTGGCGCTGCAGCGCGCGCGGGGGCAGCGCGCCGAGCTGATCGACGGTGTGCAGGCGCGATCCATCGAGCCGGAGCTCTCCGCCGACGTCGGAGCGTGCGCGTATTTTCCCGATGATTCGCAGGTCGATCCGCCTGCGCTCCTGCGGGCGCTCGTGGCCTCTTTAGCGAAGAAGCGCAATGTCAGCTTGCGCAGCGGTGCGGTGGTCGAACGCATGCTGCTCGAGGGCGGACGCTGCACCGGTGTGGCGCTCGCGGCGCCGCCGGCCGCGGGGCAATCGAATGTCGTGCAGGCCGATGCGACGGTGCTGGCCGCGGGGAGCTGGTCGTCCTTGCTCCCCGGCATCGAGAAGGAGCTCGCGCCGGTGCGCCCTGCGCGCGGTCAAGTGGTGCAGCTCGAGGAGCGCCCTCCGCGGCTCGCCACGCCCATCGTTCGCGGGCCGGCCTATGCGATCCCCCGCGGCGATGGCCGCGTGTACTGCGGCTCCACCGTGGAGTTCGTGGGCTACCGCCGCGAGATCACCGCCGGCGCGGTGCGCGATATCCTCGATGGCACCATCCGCACGATCCCTTCGCTCGCCGAAGCGTCGCTCTCCTCGACGTGGATGGGCTTTCGGCCCCACGCGGAGCGCCCGCTGGTGGGGCGCTCCAGCATCCCGGGCCTCTTTTGGGCGACCGGCCACTACCGCAGCGGGATCGTGCTCGCGAAGATCACCGCCGACGACATCGCGCAGTCGATCTTCGCGTCGTCGTAA
- a CDS encoding bacteriocin family protein, whose product MNLLKRELAPILPEAWEHIDEEATRVLKLNLAGRKLVDFKGPHGWKFAAVNTGRLEFLKESPVADVAAGVRSVQPLIEIRTPLHLDLLDLDSVARGADDPDLSEVVRASERIARAEDSAIFNGYKAGQIDGIIDTSPHPPIDVRAVESWPQSIVQAKEVLRAAGISGPYAIALGKQAYDELSAGSEDGYPLRKRIERSLIEGPFVWAPAIQGAVLLSIRGGDYELTVGQDLSIGYAYHDKHSVELYITESFTFRVLEPAAAVVLKRV is encoded by the coding sequence ATGAACCTGCTCAAACGAGAGCTGGCCCCCATCCTCCCCGAAGCGTGGGAGCACATCGACGAAGAAGCCACCCGCGTGCTCAAGCTGAACCTCGCCGGGCGCAAGCTCGTCGACTTCAAGGGCCCCCACGGGTGGAAGTTCGCGGCCGTCAACACGGGCCGGCTGGAGTTCCTCAAGGAGTCCCCCGTGGCCGACGTGGCGGCCGGCGTGCGCTCGGTGCAGCCGCTCATCGAGATTCGCACCCCGCTCCACCTCGATCTGCTGGACCTCGACTCGGTCGCGCGCGGCGCGGACGACCCCGATTTGTCCGAGGTGGTTCGCGCCTCCGAGCGCATCGCGCGCGCCGAGGACAGCGCCATCTTCAACGGCTACAAAGCGGGGCAAATCGACGGCATCATCGACACCAGCCCGCACCCGCCCATCGACGTGCGCGCCGTGGAGTCGTGGCCGCAGAGCATCGTGCAAGCCAAGGAAGTCTTGCGCGCGGCCGGCATCTCGGGCCCGTACGCCATCGCGCTCGGCAAGCAAGCCTACGACGAGCTCTCGGCCGGAAGCGAAGATGGATACCCGCTGCGCAAGCGCATCGAGCGATCCCTCATCGAGGGTCCCTTCGTCTGGGCCCCCGCCATCCAAGGCGCGGTCTTGCTCTCGATCCGCGGCGGCGACTACGAGCTCACCGTGGGCCAAGATCTCTCCATCGGGTACGCGTACCACGACAAGCACTCCGTGGAGCTCTACATCACGGAGTCCTTCACCTTCCGCGTGCTCGAACCCGCCGCGGCGGTGGTGCTCAAGCGCGTTTGA
- a CDS encoding ferritin-like domain-containing protein — protein sequence MSSEGLHEAEERLSEQTKNMHRAIVSLMEELEAVDWYQQRAEGATDDALRAVIEHNRDEEIEHASMTLEWIRRNNPRFDENLRTYLFTSDPITEIEEVEMAAEAQGEGGASEGAPRAANKGGETTNRPKAASSRAADGSLAIGSLKETP from the coding sequence ATGTCCAGCGAAGGCTTGCACGAGGCGGAAGAACGGCTGTCCGAGCAGACCAAGAACATGCACCGGGCGATTGTCTCGCTCATGGAGGAGCTCGAGGCGGTCGATTGGTACCAACAACGCGCGGAGGGAGCGACGGATGATGCCCTGCGCGCGGTGATCGAGCACAACCGCGATGAAGAAATCGAGCACGCATCGATGACGCTCGAGTGGATCCGTCGAAACAACCCACGCTTCGACGAAAACCTCCGCACCTACCTGTTCACGAGCGATCCCATCACCGAAATCGAGGAGGTGGAGATGGCTGCCGAGGCGCAGGGCGAGGGCGGCGCGAGCGAAGGAGCACCACGAGCAGCAAACAAGGGGGGCGAAACCACGAACCGGCCCAAGGCTGCATCATCCCGAGCGGCGGACGGCTCGCTTGCCATCGGCAGCTTGAAGGAGACCCCATGA
- the tatC gene encoding twin-arginine translocase subunit TatC has product MSEAEIRGQNETIPSGITNSTSSSGGSSEGDPLPESDVKMTIWEHLGELRTRVFRAAIGLFVCTAACWGFREKILAWLVKPYEAQWIARKFPGVPELQTLGPADVFVGYMQLSLVGGAIFSAPVIFYQLWAFISPGLYSREKRFIVPFVVFSTGLFLSGVFFGYYVAFPFTFSYFFSLLGQVSDAGMVLTQRPTLELYLDFATTMLLAFGFVFELPLFISFLAIAGLVTPTQLVKFSRWAILLSFIVGGVVTPGPEISSQLAVSLALIVLYFVSVVIAFFVAPKKRPDDDDSKAAST; this is encoded by the coding sequence ATGAGCGAAGCCGAAATCCGCGGACAGAACGAGACCATTCCGTCCGGCATCACGAACTCCACGAGCAGCTCGGGCGGCTCGAGCGAAGGCGATCCCCTCCCCGAGTCCGACGTCAAGATGACGATCTGGGAGCACCTGGGCGAGCTGCGCACGCGCGTGTTTCGCGCCGCCATCGGGCTGTTCGTGTGCACGGCGGCCTGCTGGGGGTTTCGCGAGAAGATCCTGGCGTGGCTGGTCAAGCCTTATGAAGCGCAGTGGATCGCGCGGAAGTTCCCGGGGGTCCCCGAGCTTCAGACCCTGGGGCCCGCCGATGTTTTCGTGGGCTACATGCAGCTCTCGCTGGTGGGCGGCGCCATCTTCTCGGCCCCGGTGATCTTTTATCAGCTTTGGGCGTTCATCAGCCCCGGGCTGTATTCGCGCGAGAAGCGCTTCATCGTCCCCTTCGTGGTCTTCTCGACGGGCCTGTTCCTGTCGGGGGTCTTCTTTGGGTACTACGTCGCGTTTCCATTTACGTTCAGCTACTTCTTTTCGCTGCTCGGCCAAGTCAGCGACGCCGGCATGGTGCTCACCCAGCGGCCCACGCTCGAGCTGTATCTCGACTTCGCGACGACCATGCTGCTCGCATTTGGGTTCGTCTTCGAGCTGCCGCTCTTCATCTCGTTTTTGGCCATCGCGGGCCTCGTTACACCGACGCAGCTCGTAAAATTCAGCCGCTGGGCGATTCTCCTCTCCTTTATCGTGGGGGGAGTCGTCACGCCGGGTCCTGAAATTTCGAGCCAGCTCGCCGTCAGCCTTGCGCTCATCGTTCTCTACTTCGTGTCCGTCGTCATCGCGTTCTTCGTAGCGCCCAAGAAGCGCCCGGACGACGACGACAGCAAGGCGGCGTCGACCTAA
- a CDS encoding (deoxy)nucleoside triphosphate pyrophosphohydrolase has protein sequence MNTVIVAAAILIEDGRVLLTQRKAGGHLAGAWEFPGGKVELGEDPKEALARELHEEVGIFVRVGEIVDVTFHRYDDANKAVLLLFYEVERTAPSPAPQAIDVAALKWGDEGDLDPAQFPPADVAILSKVRRRLGAKG, from the coding sequence ATGAATACCGTCATCGTTGCTGCTGCAATTTTGATCGAAGACGGCCGCGTCCTTCTCACGCAGCGCAAGGCGGGCGGGCACCTCGCCGGCGCCTGGGAATTTCCCGGCGGAAAGGTCGAGCTGGGGGAGGACCCGAAGGAAGCGCTCGCGCGCGAGCTCCACGAAGAAGTGGGTATCTTCGTGCGCGTCGGTGAGATTGTAGACGTGACGTTCCACCGCTACGATGACGCGAACAAAGCAGTGTTGCTGCTCTTTTACGAAGTGGAGCGCACCGCCCCCTCGCCCGCCCCCCAGGCCATCGACGTGGCCGCGCTGAAGTGGGGCGACGAGGGCGACCTCGATCCCGCGCAGTTTCCGCCGGCGGACGTGGCCATCTTGTCCAAGGTGCGGCGAAGGCTCGGCGCGAAGGGTTAG
- a CDS encoding PrsW family intramembrane metalloprotease gives MFFVGVILGLCFVTPLVVLYALLVRWCDRFEPEPWWLLIGAFLWGAIFATLGGGISSGVGEALASNMTGAAQDDPGIQAFGATVLAPVFEEGFKGIGVALVAGISALGLREFDGPLDGAIYGGIIGLGFTLTEDILYVAGQFAESGLGGFVGLFFVRTVLLGLSHCTFTACTGLGFGIAAESRNLFVKIVAPIGGYIAAVGMHAFHNGLPTFFGGEGAVLMILCTWVIVMLFFVLLGALVVRDRAIVIRELTGELGGLIHPSELALISTYVTLGWRNWAILFSMGWSAFRQRRHKQLALVELAFIKNRRRRGERGKGLDLKEARLRQEVYLANQRGIWIGN, from the coding sequence ATGTTCTTCGTCGGAGTCATTCTCGGACTTTGCTTCGTCACCCCGTTGGTCGTGCTTTACGCGCTGCTCGTTCGCTGGTGCGATCGATTCGAGCCGGAGCCCTGGTGGCTGCTCATCGGCGCCTTTCTCTGGGGCGCCATCTTTGCCACCTTGGGCGGCGGTATTTCCAGCGGTGTTGGCGAAGCGCTCGCGAGCAACATGACCGGTGCGGCTCAAGACGATCCCGGCATCCAGGCCTTCGGCGCCACCGTGCTCGCCCCCGTGTTCGAAGAGGGGTTCAAGGGCATCGGCGTCGCGCTGGTCGCAGGCATCAGCGCGCTCGGCCTCCGCGAGTTCGACGGCCCGCTCGACGGCGCCATTTACGGCGGCATCATCGGCCTCGGCTTCACATTGACCGAGGACATTCTCTATGTCGCCGGCCAATTCGCCGAGTCGGGGTTGGGCGGATTCGTGGGCCTCTTCTTCGTCCGCACCGTGCTTTTGGGGCTCTCACACTGCACCTTCACCGCGTGCACCGGCCTCGGTTTCGGCATCGCCGCCGAATCCCGCAACCTCTTCGTCAAGATCGTGGCCCCCATCGGCGGCTACATCGCGGCCGTCGGCATGCACGCCTTTCACAACGGCCTGCCCACCTTCTTCGGCGGTGAAGGCGCCGTGCTGATGATCCTGTGCACCTGGGTCATCGTGATGCTCTTCTTCGTCCTCCTCGGAGCCCTGGTGGTCCGCGATCGCGCCATCGTCATCCGCGAGCTCACCGGTGAGCTGGGCGGCCTCATTCACCCGAGCGAGCTCGCCTTGATCAGCACCTACGTGACCCTAGGCTGGCGCAACTGGGCCATCCTCTTTTCCATGGGCTGGTCCGCCTTCCGCCAGCGCCGGCACAAGCAGCTCGCCCTGGTGGAGCTCGCGTTCATCAAGAACCGGCGCCGCCGCGGAGAGCGCGGCAAGGGGCTCGACCTCAAAGAGGCGCGCCTGCGGCAGGAGGTGTATTTGGCGAATCAGCGCGGTATTTGGATTGGGAATTAG
- the tatB gene encoding Sec-independent protein translocase protein TatB — MFGLSFGELVVLIVVAVVVIGPRDLPKMLGKLGRFAGKMRRMAADLRHQSGIDEVLRAEGIQENIQEIRKLARGELDQLTEAARMPERPFGPDPDPAVAASSAASTSSSLSGSTNAAGGYAPTPYGGHTSYGGEDDIDYVGARNREYPREGADSGNAMPDTAFMYTEPLRPSPLASDPLYMTGDPHGVIPAPPPPPVDPAYPEESTDLQESHEPGEAREPHEPVEVREPRDLGAP; from the coding sequence ATGTTCGGACTGAGCTTCGGCGAGCTGGTGGTGTTGATCGTGGTGGCGGTCGTCGTGATCGGTCCACGCGATCTGCCCAAAATGCTGGGAAAGCTCGGGCGATTCGCCGGAAAAATGAGGCGGATGGCCGCGGACCTCCGGCATCAGAGCGGCATCGACGAGGTGCTGCGCGCCGAGGGCATCCAGGAGAACATTCAGGAGATTCGCAAGCTGGCGCGCGGTGAGCTGGACCAACTCACCGAGGCGGCGCGCATGCCCGAGAGGCCGTTCGGCCCCGATCCCGACCCCGCGGTGGCTGCCTCGAGCGCGGCAAGCACCTCTTCGAGCCTGTCGGGTTCCACGAACGCGGCCGGCGGATATGCACCCACACCTTACGGCGGGCACACGTCCTACGGTGGCGAAGACGACATCGACTACGTGGGCGCGCGCAATCGCGAGTACCCGCGCGAGGGAGCCGACTCCGGCAACGCCATGCCCGATACGGCGTTCATGTACACCGAACCCTTGCGACCGAGCCCGCTCGCGAGCGATCCGCTGTACATGACGGGCGATCCCCACGGCGTGATCCCCGCTCCTCCTCCGCCGCCGGTCGATCCTGCGTATCCCGAAGAGTCGACGGATCTGCAGGAGTCCCACGAGCCGGGAGAGGCTCGAGAGCCACATGAACCCGTCGAGGTTCGCGAGCCTCGCGATTTGGGCGCACCATGA
- a CDS encoding alpha-hydroxy-acid oxidizing protein: protein MTEPTLEVSSLLTVRDVERLARTMLPKSTVDYFRSGSDAEYTRRANRGAFRKWAIAYRVLVDVSRVDTRVRVLGQELASPILIAPTAYHRLAHPEGERATARAAGGSGTLYVASTLATTSLEDIAATYDAAGASAGGASVGGASRWFQLYVHKDRGLTRSLVERAEASGYGALVVTVDTPVLGRRLRDVRNAFGLPDGMHMANLFAPGDGIEAKDPAFRHAQIAARHDASFTWHDLASIRAWTRMPLVLKGIVRADDALRARDSGVAGIIVSNHGGRQLDSAVATLDALPSVVEALGAQAGVDVLLDGGVRWGTDVFKALALGARAVLVGRPIVWGLTAFGEAGVARVLDILRSELVHAMTLAGCPAIDAVTRDMLVRR, encoded by the coding sequence ATGACGGAGCCCACGCTCGAGGTGTCGTCGCTTCTTACGGTCCGCGATGTCGAACGCCTGGCGCGCACGATGCTTCCAAAGAGCACGGTCGACTACTTTCGCTCGGGATCGGATGCAGAATACACGCGTCGCGCGAACCGCGGCGCCTTCCGGAAATGGGCGATTGCCTACCGCGTGCTCGTGGACGTGAGCCGCGTCGATACGCGCGTTCGCGTGCTCGGTCAGGAGCTCGCCTCGCCGATCCTCATCGCCCCGACCGCCTACCATCGCCTGGCGCACCCCGAGGGGGAGCGGGCGACCGCTCGCGCTGCGGGGGGCAGCGGGACGCTCTATGTCGCGTCGACCTTGGCGACGACGTCGCTCGAGGACATTGCCGCCACGTACGATGCCGCAGGCGCGTCTGCGGGGGGCGCATCGGTCGGAGGCGCGTCGCGGTGGTTTCAGCTTTACGTGCACAAAGATCGCGGCTTGACCCGGTCGCTGGTGGAGCGCGCGGAGGCGAGCGGATATGGCGCGCTGGTCGTTACGGTAGATACGCCGGTGCTCGGGCGACGGCTTCGGGACGTGCGCAATGCGTTCGGGCTCCCCGACGGCATGCACATGGCCAACCTGTTTGCCCCGGGCGACGGCATCGAGGCAAAAGACCCCGCGTTCCGCCACGCACAAATTGCGGCGCGGCATGATGCGTCGTTCACCTGGCACGACCTCGCGTCGATCCGCGCGTGGACGCGGATGCCGCTCGTCCTCAAGGGGATCGTGCGCGCCGACGATGCGCTTCGCGCGCGGGACTCCGGCGTCGCCGGCATCATCGTCTCGAACCACGGCGGCCGTCAGCTCGACTCTGCCGTGGCCACCCTCGACGCGCTCCCGTCCGTGGTCGAAGCCCTCGGCGCGCAAGCCGGCGTCGACGTGCTCCTCGACGGCGGCGTGCGCTGGGGCACCGACGTCTTCAAGGCGCTCGCCCTCGGCGCGCGCGCGGTCCTCGTGGGGCGCCCCATCGTCTGGGGGCTCACCGCTTTCGGGGAAGCAGGGGTCGCCCGCGTGCTCGATATTCTCCGCTCGGAGCTGGTGCACGCCATGACCCTCGCAGGCTGCCCCGCCATCGACGCCGTCACGCGCGATATGCTGGTTCGCCGCTAA
- a CDS encoding tryptophan 7-halogenase, translated as MKFDVIIAGGGPGGSICAAALAQKGRRVLVLEKARFPRFHLGESLLPQSMPILDALGLMPELHRRFLVKRGANFHEHGTGKSARYDFAEAFDRSTTYAFEVPRDEFDEVLLRRAESLGAEIREGWTVTRIVFDGGRAVGVEAKTPEGATQMLPAHFVVDATGRDALHAHTTRTTVKVPRLDKTALFSHFRGAYRDTGDREGDIQIVIFPAGWFWVIPFKDGRTSVGAVVSSAWMKTRAPGESVDALYRRAIQSSDVATRMLQGAEQLFPAEATADFSFRVQNLVGPGWLTIGDAGGFIDPLFSTGAHLAMYGGFHAGDAIHQALTDGDVAPARFAPWEQLIRRGAEMFLGSVQAFYDGTLTEYLFADKPHPFMKRSITSMLVGDVFNGDARWTREIQQRFPAVLE; from the coding sequence ATGAAGTTCGATGTCATCATCGCGGGCGGTGGCCCCGGGGGCTCCATTTGCGCCGCAGCGCTCGCGCAAAAAGGCCGGCGCGTGCTCGTGCTCGAGAAGGCGCGCTTTCCGCGTTTTCACCTGGGTGAGTCGCTGCTGCCGCAGTCGATGCCCATTCTGGACGCGCTGGGGCTCATGCCCGAGCTGCACCGCCGCTTCCTCGTCAAACGCGGCGCCAACTTCCACGAGCACGGCACCGGCAAATCGGCGCGCTACGACTTCGCCGAGGCGTTCGACCGAAGCACCACCTATGCGTTCGAGGTGCCGCGCGACGAGTTCGACGAGGTGCTGCTCCGCCGCGCCGAGTCCCTGGGGGCCGAGATCCGCGAGGGTTGGACGGTGACCCGCATCGTGTTCGACGGCGGGCGCGCGGTCGGCGTGGAGGCCAAAACCCCCGAGGGCGCCACGCAAATGCTCCCCGCGCACTTCGTGGTGGACGCCACCGGCCGCGACGCGCTCCACGCCCACACCACGCGCACCACCGTCAAAGTTCCGCGCCTCGACAAGACCGCGCTGTTCTCCCATTTCCGCGGCGCGTACCGCGACACGGGCGATCGCGAGGGCGACATTCAAATCGTGATTTTCCCGGCCGGGTGGTTCTGGGTCATCCCCTTCAAAGACGGACGCACCAGCGTGGGCGCCGTCGTCTCCAGCGCCTGGATGAAGACGCGCGCCCCCGGCGAGAGCGTCGACGCGCTCTACCGTCGGGCGATCCAAAGCTCCGACGTGGCCACCCGCATGCTCCAAGGCGCCGAGCAGCTCTTCCCCGCGGAGGCCACCGCCGATTTCAGCTTCCGCGTGCAAAACCTGGTGGGCCCCGGGTGGCTCACCATCGGCGACGCAGGCGGATTCATCGATCCCCTCTTCTCGACGGGCGCGCACCTGGCCATGTACGGCGGCTTCCACGCGGGCGACGCCATCCACCAAGCGCTCACCGACGGAGACGTGGCCCCCGCCCGCTTCGCCCCCTGGGAGCAACTCATCCGGCGCGGCGCCGAAATGTTCCTCGGCAGCGTGCAAGCTTTCTACGACGGCACCCTCACCGAGTACCTCTTCGCGGACAAGCCGCACCCCTTCATGAAGCGCTCGATCACCTCCATGCTCGTGGGCGACGTCTTCAACGGCGACGCCCGCTGGACCCGCGAGATCCAGCAGCGCTTCCCAGCCGTGCTCGAATAG